The Intrasporangium calvum DSM 43043 sequence AGGCGTTCGTCGAGAAGAGCACTGGGGGCAGCTTCGTCGCGGTCGTCAACCACCTCAAGTCCAAGGGCAGCGCGTGCGACTCGCCGGCTGAGAACGACGGTCAGGGCAACTGCAACGACGTCCGCGTCAGGGCGGCCGGGCTGCTCACTGACTGGCTCGCCGCCGACCCGACGGGGACGAGCGAGAAGGACGTCCTCATCCTCGGGGACCTCAACTCCTACGCGATGGAGGACCCGATCACCACCCTTCGCGAGGCGGGCTACACGAACCTCGTCCGAAAGTATGGTGGCGAGGCTGCGTATTCGTACGTCTTCGACGGCCAGTGGGGCTATCTCGACCACGCCCTGGCCACGGCCAGCTTGGCGCCGCAGGTCACGGGGGTCGCCGAGTGGCACGTCAACGCGGACGAACCGTCGGTGCTCGACTACAACACGGACTTCAAGTCCGCCGCCCAGATCGGCTATCTCTACGCGCCGGACCAGTTCCGCAACTCCGACCACGACCCGGTCGTCGTCGGGCTGGACCTGACTCCGGGCCAGAAGGGCAAGGGTCGGCGCTGACAGCACCGACTGTTTCGCGACTGACGGGCCGGGCCCCGGGACCGAACAGTCCCGGGGCCCTGCCGTGCGCTGCGCAGCCGCTCAGGCCGGTCCCGCAGCGGCCGCGAGCGCTGCGAGGGCGCTGGCGACGACCTGGTCGGGCGCCGCCTCGACGGAGATGACGACCCCCGACTCGTCCTCCTCCAGGGGCTCGAGCGTGTCGAACTGCGACTGGAGCAGCGACGGCGGCATGAAGTGCTGTCGTCGCCCCATCCGCTCGAGCAAGGTCTCGTAGCGGGCGTCGAGGAGGAGGAAGAACAGCTCGGGGTACCCCTCGCGGAGCCAGTCCCGGTAGCGGCGCCGCAGCGCCGAGCAGGCCATCACGGACTGCTGCCCGGAGCTCTCGAGGCGGGCCACCTCAGCGGCCAGCGCGGCGAGCCACGGCCTGCGGTCCGTGTCGTCCAGCGCCACCCCGGAGCTCATCTTGGCGATGTTCTCCGGGGGGTGGAAGGCGTCACCCTCGATGAAGACCCGACCGAGCTCCGCTGCGAGCAGGGTGCCCGTCGTGCTTTTGCCGTTCCCGGACACGCCCATCAGCACGACGTGGCGGGGGGCAGCCACCTAGACCACCAGCCAGAGCAACGCGGCGATGGCGAAGATGGCGAGCCCGAGCGTGGTCTCCGTGACCGTCCACGTCGTCAGAGTCGTCTTCTCGTCCATCCCGAAGAACCGGCTGACCAGCCAGAAGCCGGAGTCGTTGAGGTGCGACAGCACCGTCGCGCCGGCGGCGGTCGCGAACACCAGCACCGCGATCTGCACATCGGTCAGCCCCTCTGCGGCCACCTGGGCGGAGATCAGGCCCGCGGTGGTGGTGAGGGCCACCGTCGCCGAGCCCTGGGCGACGCGCAGCGCGGTGGCGATGAGGAAGGCCTGGACGCTGGGCGAGAGGCCGAGGTCGGAGAGTGAGTCCGTGAGGGCCTGACCGACCCGCCGTTCAGCTCCCCGAAGAGAAGGGTGGGCGCCTCGACGATGAAGCGCCGGCCCATGCGCTGGCTGACGAGGTAGGCGCCGACGAACCACGAGACGAGGGCGACGGGAATCCCGAGGAGCAAGGTCACCCCGATGTCGCCACCCATGAGGTCGGCCGCGGCCACCGGTGCGCGGGTGGGGAGGCACGATGCGTTCATCGCGGCGAACGCTCCGGCGGTGGGCAGGCCGTAGAACAGGATCGACCCGCCGAACCGTCGCGCGACGGTGAAGATGATGGGCGCGAAGACGACGAGGCCCGCGTCGAAGAAGATCGGGAAGCCGAAGGCCAGCGCAGCAACACCGAGCGCGAAGGGGCCGGTCTCTCTCCGAACCGCGAGATGAGGGTGTCGGCCAGGACCTGGGCGCCACCGGTGATCTGGAGGAGCCGTCCGAGCACTCGATCGGGTCCATCCGGACTCCTTCGCACGGCGGTGTGTGATGTGCCTCACCGTACCCCGACACTCGGGGCAACACCGGACGACGCGGACGAATCGGGCACCGACCCCCGCGCTCGGCTCAGCGCCTACGATGCGCCCATGCAGCAGCCACCGACTCCGCGCCGCGCCGCAGTGGTCCGGGAGCACCACGGGGACCGGTTCGAGGACGCCTTCGCCTGGATGGCGGACCGGGACGACCCGGGCCTCCTCGAGTACCTCACCGCCGAGAACGCGTACGCCGCCGCCATGACGGCTCACCTGGCCCCGGTGGCCGACACGATCTACGAGGAGTTCCGGTCGAGAGTCCACGAGACCGACCTGTCGGTTCCCGTCCGGCACGACCGGTGGTGGTACTACTCGCGCACGGTCGAGGGGGAGCAGTACCCCGTGGACGGGCGAGTCCTCGTCGGTGCGGTGCCCGAGCGTCCGGCGCTCGATGGGGACGCCGTGCAGACCGGTGAGGAGCTGCTCCTCGACCACAACGCGGAGGCGCATGGTCACGACTTCTTCGCCGTGGGCGCCAGCGAGGTGTCGCCCGCAGGGGACCTGATCGCCTACGGCGCCGACGTCACGGGCGACGAGCGCTACGACCTGCGGGTGCGTCGGATCGGCGCGGGCGAGGTGCTCGACGACGCCGTCCGCCAGACCGGTGGTTCGCTCGCCTGGTCGCTCGACGGCCGGCACCTCTTCTACACGCGCGTCGACGACGCGTGGCGGCCGCACCAGGTCTGGCGGCACGAGGTGGGCAGCCCGGCCGAGGCCGACGTCCTCGTCCACGACGAGCCCGACGAGCGCTTCTTCGTCGGGGTGAGTGCCTCCCGGGACGACCGCGTCATCGTCATCGGGATCGGCTCGAAGACGACGAACGAGTACCTCCTGCTCGACGCAGCGGACCCCCTCGGCACCCCTCGCGTCGTCGCGGCGCGACGGCAGGGCGTCGAGTACGACGTCGAGCCCGTCGGCGACCAGCTGCTCATCGTCCACAACGAGCGGCGGACCAACTTCGAGGTCGCCGTGGCCCCGTTGACGTGCACGAGCCACGAGGAGTGGCGCCCGCTGGAGGTGACGACCGACGACGAGTACGTCACCGGTGTCGACGCCTTCGACGGCTTCATCGCGGTCTCGCTGCGGCGTCAGGGAGGCACCGCGGTGCGGATCGTCCTCCGCGATCCCGCGAGCGAGACGGGGTTCGGCGGGTCCCACGACGTGGAGGTGGGCGAGGCGCTGGCCACGATCCGGGTCGGCGCCAACCCGGAGACCTCGACGACGACGCTCCAGCTCGTCTGGGAGTCGCTCGTCACCCCCAGGACGGTCATCGACTACGACGTCATGGCGCGCTCGGTGACGGTGCTCAAGCAGCAGGAGGTCCGCGGGGGGCACGACCCGGCGGACTACGTGCAGGCCCGGGAGTGGGCGACCGCACCCGACGGGACGCAGGTTCCCATCTCGGTGGTCCGCCACCGGGACACCCCGCTCGACGGCACGGCACCGGGCCTGCTCCACGGCTACGGCGCCTACGGCATCCCCAGCGACCCGTGGTTCTCGGTGCTCCGGCTGTCGCTGCTCCAGCGGGGCTGGGTCTTCGCGATCGCCCATGTGCGGGGGGGCTCGGAGATGGGGCGGACCTGGTACGACGACGGCAAGCTGGGCCGCAAGCGAAACACCTTCACCGACTTCGTCGCGTGCGCCGACCTGCTTCGGGGGTCCGGGATCGTCCACCCGGACCACCTTGCGGCGGAGGGCGGTTCGGCTGGCGGTCTACTCATGGGGGCGGTCGCCAACGAGGCCGCGGACCGGTTCAGCTTCATCCACGCCTCGGTGCCGTTCGTCGACGCGCTGACGACGGTCCTCGACCCCTCCCTCCCGCTCACGGTGATCGAGTGGGAGGAGTGGGGCAACCCGCTCGAGGACCCGGACGCCTACGCCCTGATGCGTTCCTACTCTCCCTACGAGAACGTCCGGCCCCAGCGCTACCCCGCCCTGCTCGTCACGACGTCCCTCAACGACACGAGGGTGTACGTCACCGAGCCCGCCAAGTGGGTGGCCGCGCTCCGGGAGGCCACCGCCGACGTCGCGGCGGCGCGGCCGGTCATCTTTCGCACCGAGATGGCCGCCGGGCACGGCGGCCAGTCCGGCCGCTACGACACGTGGCGGCAGTGGGCCTGGGAGACCGCGGTGCTGCTCGACCTCACGTGAGCGGTGGGTGCCGTCCGTGCGCGACTGCGCCCAGCGGCATACGCCGGCCGTATGCCGCTGAGCCGGCCCTCGCGCGAAGGTCGGCCCCCAGCGTGGCTCCGGTCGCCGGCCCACCACGAGCGGCGGTCGCTGCCTGAGACGCGGCATCCCGACCCATGGACGCCTCCTAGACTTGGCACCATGATGTCCACCCTCGACCTGCGCGGTCGCACGCTCGACGTGCGTTTCCTGCGCGGGGCCCTGCCCCGAGCCGAGTTCGACGTCACGGCTGCCCTCGAGCAGGTGCGGCCGATCTGCGGGGACGTCGAGCATCGGGGCGCCGACGCGCTGCGCGACCTCGGGGAGCGGTTCGACGGGGTGCGCCCGGCCCGCCTGCGAGTGCCGGGCGAGGTGCTCGCCGCGGCTCTCGACCAGCTCGCGCCGGACCTGCGCTCCGCGCTCGAGGAGTCCATCCGTCGAGCTCGGGTCGTGCACGCCGACCAGCGCCGCGTCGACACGACGACGACCGTGGTCCCGGGCGGGACCGTGACGGAGCGCTGGGTCCCCGTCGACCGCGTGGGGCTGTACGTTCCCGGCGGCCTCGCCGTGTACCCGAGCAGCGTCGTCATGAATGTCGTCCCGGCGCAGCTCGCCGGGGTCGGCTCCGTCGCCGTGACCTCGCCGCCGCAGCGAGAGAACACCGGTGTCTTCGCCGACTACCCCAACCCCACGATCCTGGCCACGTGTGCCCTGCTGGGTGTCGACGAGGTCTATGCCGTCGGCGGCGCCCAGGCCGTCGCCATGTTCGCCTACGGCTTCGTCGACGAGTCGGACGTCCGGGCGGGGGGACCCGTTCGGTGCGAGCCGGTGTCGATGGTGACCGGGCCGGGCAACATCTGGGTCGTCGCCGCCAAGCGCCTCCTCAAGGGCCTCATCGGGATCGACGCGGAGGCGGGGCCGACGGAGATTGCCGTCCTGGCCGACGACACGGCCGACGCCGAGCACGTCGCTGCCGACCTCATCAGCCAGGCGGAGCACGACCCGCTAGCCGCCTCCGTGCTGGTCACCGACAGTGACTCGCTCGCCGCGGCCGTCGCCGAGGCCCTGGCCCGCCGGGTGCCGGCGACCAAGCACGCCGAGCGGGTCGTCACCGCGCTCGGCGGCCGCCAGTCACGGATCGTGCTCGTCGACGACCTCACGGCCGGCCTGGCGGTCGTCAACGCCTACGCCGCCGAGCACCTCGAGATCCACACCCGAGACGCGGCGGCCGTCGCGGCGCGCGTCCGCAACGCCGGCGCGATCTTCGTCGGCCCCTGGGCCCCGGTGAGCCTCGGGGACTACGCCGCCGGGTCGAACCACGTGCTGCCGACCGCGGGCTGCGCCACCCACTCGAGCGGCCTGTCGGTCCAGTCGTTCCTCCGGGGCATCCACGTCGTCGAGTACGACGAAGCGGCCCTGCGCGAGGTGGCCGGACACGTCGTCACGCTGGCGCAGGCGGAGGACCTGCCCGCCCACGGGCAAGCGGTGACCGCGCGCTTCGGCGACGAGGTGCCCCGATGAGCGAGGTCGAGCGGCTGCTGCGCCCGGACCTGCGTGGCCGCACCGCGTACGGCGCCCCGCAGCTCGACGTGCCCGTGTGCCTCAACACGAACGAGAGCTCGTACCCTGTCCCGGAGGTCGTGGTCCGGGCCGTCCTCGATGCCCTGGCGGCCGATCTCACCGGGCTCAACCGCTACCCGGACCGTGAGTTCACCGATCTGCGCAAGGCGCTCTCGGCGTACCTCGAGAGGCAGGCCGGGGTCTCGGTCACACCCGAGCAGGTCTGGGCGGGCAACGGCTCCAACGAGGTCCTCTCGCACGTCGTCCAGGCCTTCGGGGGCCCGGGTCGCACGGCCCTCGGTTTCACCCCGAGCTACTCGATGCACCCGATCATCGCCGAGACTCTCGGCACCACGTGGGTCGACGGGCTTCGAGAGGCTGAGACGTTCGAGCTGACGGCCGGCACTGCGGCTGCTCAGGCACGGGAGCACGACCCGTCGGTCGTCTTCCTCTGCTCGCCGAACAACCCCACGGGCACCGCGCTGCCGTTCGAGGTCATCGGTGCGGTGCTCGACGCGGCGCCGAACGCCGTCGTCGTCGTCGACGAGGCCTACGCCGAGTTCGCGCGGCCCGGCACCCCCAGCGCCCTGACACTGCTTCCGACCCACCCACGGCTCGTGGTGACCCGCACCATGAGCAAGGCGTTCGCGTTCGCCGGAGGGCGCCTCGGCTATCTCGTCGCATCCCCCGCGCTCGTCGACGCCCTCCGCCTCGTCCGGCTGCCCTACCACCTGTCCACGCCGACCCAGACGATCGCCACGGTCGCCCTCGAGCACGCCGAGCTGATGCTGTCGACCGTCGAGGCGGTCAAGGTGCAGCGTGATCGCCTCGTCCACGACCTGGGGGCACTGGGGGCGACGCCGGTGCAGAGCGACGCCAACTTCGTCCTGTTCGGTGGCCTGGTCGACGAGAAGTCCACCTGGCAGGCGCTCCTGGAGCGCGGGATCCTCGTGCGTGACGTGGGGATCCGCCATCACCTCCGGGTCACCGCTGGGACCCCGGCCGAGACCACGCGTTTCCTCGAGGCGATGACGCAGCTCGCGCCCGCTCATGTCGGTCCGCTGACGACCCCGAGCGCCGTGGACCACCCCGACTTCGAGACCGCTGAGGACGACGCATGACCCCGACCCCGAGGACCGCCGTGAACCGGACCGCCAGCATCAGCCGGACCACCAAGGAGTCGTCGATCGAGCTGAGCCTCGACCTCGACGGGACCGGGGAGTCGGACGTGTCGACCGGCGTCCCGTTCTACGACCACATGCTGGCCTCGCTGGCCAGGCACTCCCTCATCGACCTCACCGTCAAGGCCGCCGGCGACATCGAGGTCGACGTGCACCACACCGTCGAGGACACGGCGATCGTCCTCGGGCAGGCGCTCCGGGAGGCGCTCGGCGACAAGGCCGGCATCTCCCGCTTCGGCGACGCCACGGTCCCGCTCGACGAAGCGCTGGTCCACGCCGTCGTCGACGTGGCCGGGCGGCCGTACGTCGTCCACGAGGGCGAGCCGGAGGGCCAGCAGTACGTGCTGATCGGCGGGCACTTCACCGGATCCATGACGCGGCACGTCTTCGAGTCGCTCGCCCACAACGCCGGCCTCTGCCTCCACGTGCGGGTCCTCGCCGGACGCGACCCCCACCACATCGTCGAGGCCCAGTTCAAGGCGGTCGCGCGCGCGCTCCGCGCCGCGGTCGCCCGCGACGAGCGGGTCCTCGGCATCCCGAGCGCCAAGGGGGCGCTCTGACCATGGCGACGGCACCCCGCGTCGTCGTCCTTGACTACGGCAGCGGCAACGTCCGGTCTGCCGTGCGCGCCCTCGAGCGGGTCGGCGCGTCGGTCGAGCTGACGGCTGACCCCAGAGCGGCCCTGGAGTGCGACGGCCTCTTCGTGCCGGGAGTGGGCAACTTCCATGCCTGCATGGCGGGCCTGCGCGCCGCCCACGGCCCCCGGGTCATCGGGCGGCGGCTCAGTGGTGGTCGCCCGGTCCTCGGCGTCTGTGTCGGCATGCAGGTCCTGTTCGACGGGTCCGCCGAGGCCTCCGACCGGCCCGAGCCCGGCCTCTCCGAGTGGCCGGGGACGGTGGAGCGGCTTCCCGCAGCGATCGTCCCGCACATGGGCTGGTCGGAGGTCGAGGTGGGGGAGCGGTCCCGTCTCTTCGCCGGTGTCGAGCACGAGCGGTTCTACTTCGTCCACTCCTACGCCGTCCAGCAGTGGACGCTCGAGGCGACGGGGGCCTTTGCCGCAGTCGCCCCCGTCGTCAGCTGGGCCGTGCACGGTGCGAAGTTCGTCGCAGCCGTCGAGAACGGCCCGCTCAGCGCCACCCAGTTCCACCCCGAGAAGTCCGGGCAGGCCGGCCTCCACCTGCTCGAGAACTGGGTCCGGTCGCTGTGAGCGCGGCGACCCGCAGGACTTCCCGCCGAAGCGCGAGCTCCCGAGCCACGAGGGCCACCGGGCCGGCAACCCGAGGGACCAGTCGCACCGCCACCGGCCGAAGGACCACCAGACGACGGTCCACGCGTCGTCCGAGCGGCGCACCCCGGACGAGGCGGCGCCGGCCGACCCTGGCAGCCACGCTCGGCACGGCTCTGGGAGCGCTGCTCGTCACCGTCGTCCTCGACGCCACCTGGCCGGTCCGGGCCGGCGTCGTGGCCCTCGTCCTCGTCGTCGGCCTGGGGTGGCTGCTCTGGCGGTCCCACCAGTCCGCCACTGCCCAGGGTGACCCGGCCGAGCCGGAAGGTCCACTACCCCGAGAGGCCGGCCCAGCGGCATACGACCCCGATCCCGCCTCACGCCAAGGAGACTCGACCGATGACTGACCTTGCCCGACTGGAGCTCCTCCCGGCCGTCGACATCGCGGGCGGCCAGGCCGTGCAGCTCGTGCAGGGGATCGCGGGCAGCGGCGGGCAGTTCGGGGACCCGTGGGAGGCCGCCCGGGCCTGGCAGGACGAGGGCGCCGAATGGATCCACCTCGTCGACCTCGACGCGGCCTTCGGACGAGGCAGCAACCGCGAGCTGATCGACTCGATCGTCGGCCGGCTCGACATCGCCGTCGAGCTGTCCGGTGGCATCCGGGACGGTGCGTCCCTGGATGCGGCACTCGCCACCGGGTGCCGTCGGGTCAACATCGGCACGGCTGCGCTCGAAGACCCCGAGTGGACCGCCCGGATCATCGGCGACCACGGCGACCGCGTCGCCATCGGCCTGGACGTCCGTGGGACGACCCTGGCGGCCCGCGGGTGGACCCGGGAGGGCGGCGACCTCTGGGAGACGCTCGAGCGACTGGACCGCGAGGGGTGCGCCCGCTACGTCGTCACCGACGTCAACAAGGACGGGATGCTCCAAGGGCCCAACGTCGACCTGCTCCGGCAGGTGTGCGAGCGCACCGAGCGGCCCGTCGTCGCGTCGGGTGGCGTGTCGACGCTCGAGGACATCAGGGTCATCCGCGAGCTCGTGCCCGAGGGCGTCGAGGGCGCGATCATCGGCTCGGCGTTGTACCGGGGGGCGTTCACGCTGCCGGAGGCGCTTGACGTGGCAGGACGGCCCGGACGGTGACCACCCCCGGGGACGGCGGCCAGCAGGTCCAGCGGGGGTCGCGTCCCGGCTACGTCAACGAGGACGGCCGGCCCTCCGACTCGGTGGGCCAGGCCTGGTCCGGCAAGACGATCCCGACGCACGGGTTCTCGGAGGACCGCGGCGACGCCGATCCCGAGCTGCTCGCCGCGCTCGTCGCCTGCGCTGCCGGCGCGGCGGTGGGGGAGACGGAGCTGATGGCGCGAATCGCGGCCGCCCGTTGGCTCGTCCCCGTCGTCGCCGTGCCGACCGAGCTCGACGCGAACGGCGGTCTCGTGACCGACACGCGCAGCGAGATGGCCGCCGTCACCCTGACCGCGGCAGACGGCCGTCGCGCGCTGCCGATGTTCAGCTCGCTCGAGGCTCTCGCCGCGTGGGACCCCGAGGCCCGGCCGGTTCCGGTGCCCGCAGCCTCGGCTGCACAGTCCGCCATCACCGAGTCCTGCGATGCCCTGGTCGTGGACCTGGCCTCCCCGCACGCCGCAGTGCTGCGGCCGAGCATGCTGTGGGCCCTGGCCCAGGAGCGGGCCTGGGCGCCGGCGCACCTGGACGACCACGTGGCCCGGGCCGTCTCGGCCGCCGTCGACGCCGAGCCACTCGTCAGCGCCCACCGCATCGAGGCGGGCGAGCCTGCTGGGGCGGGCGTGCTCCGTGTCGTCCTCCTTCTCCCGCCCGGACTCGACCAGGACACCGTGAGCGAGGTCGCGACACGCATCGGGGAGCGCATCGCGACGGACGGCGAGACGCGTGCGAGGATCGATGCCCTGACGTTCGCCCTCGAGGCCGCCCCCTGACGCGCGGCCCGACCCTCGCGAGGAGGCCACTGTGAGCGGGACTCTCGGCTTCGTCGTCGACCCGGTCCTCGACGCCCAGCGGCGCCGCGACCTGCGCCAGATGCGGCTCGTCGCAACGGGGCTCCTCGTCCTCGCCGCGGTCGTCTACGTCCTCACGCGGGGCCACGACGACGGGCTGCTCGGCTTCGTCAACGCCGGAGCCGAGGCCTCGATGGTCGGGGCGTGCGCCGACTGGTTCGCGGTCACTGCGCTGTTCCGCCACCCGCTCGGGCTGCCCATCCCGCACACGGCGCTCATCCCACGCAAGAAGGAGATGATCGGCCGGAGTCTCGAGGAGTTCGTCGGCGAGAACTTCCTCCACGAGGAGATCATCCGGGAGCGGGTGCTCGACGCTGAGCCGACCCGTCGCGCCGCGGAGTGGGTGCTCACCGACCAGCACGCCGAGCGCCTCGTCAACGAGGTGGCCACCGTGAGCGCCCATGCGCTGCATCGCATCCCGGACAGCGATGTGCAGACCGTCATCGAGCAGGCCGTGCTCCCGAGACTCATGCAGGAGCCGATCAGCTCGCTCGCCGGCGGCCTGCTCGAGCAGGTCGTGCGCGACGACTCCCACGCCGGGCTGGTGGATCTCGCGCTCGACGAGAGCTCGGCCTGGCTCGTCACCAACGAAGGCCTCTTCGAGTCGCTCATCGTGCAGCGAGCCCCGTCCTGGATGCCGGACGCGCTGAACGACCTCGTCGCGCGCCGCGTGCACACCGAGGCGCTGAAGTGGCTGGCCGACATCCGCCGTGACCCGAGGCACGACGTGCGGGTCGCCCTCGACAAGCTCTTGACCGACCTGGCCGACAACCTCCAGCACGACCCAGTGACCCAGGAGCGTGCCGAGCGACTCAAGGAGCGGTGGCTGGCCCATCCCCAGGTGTCGGTGACGGCGATGTCCCTCTGGCGATCGTTCCGCGGCGTCGCGATCGCGGCCCTGGAGGACGTCGACGGCCCCGTCCGCGCCCGGGGGATCGAAGAGGTCAGCCGCCTCGGCCGACGGCTTCTCGACGACCGCGAGCTCCGGGATCGCATCGATGCCCGGGTCTCCGACGCGGTGGTCTACGCCGTCCAGCGCTACGGCACCGAGCTGACCCGCGTCATCAGCCACACCGTCGACCGCTGGGACGGCCGTGAGACGGCCGAGCGGGTCGAGCTGCAGGTCGGCCGGGACCTCCAGTTCATCCGCATCAACGGCACGCTGGTGGGCGGGCTCATCGGCGTGCTGATCCACGCGCTTTCCCTCGTCATCCCGTGAGGTACTGACCGCGGGACGAGCCGCCACCGCCCCCAGCCCGAAGGCGGTCCCCACCGCGGCTCATCGAGAGAGCAGTTTGTCCTGCACGCGCCGCCGAACCGGGCGGGCGGGTGCGGGACAAACTGCTCTCTCGATGACGCGGCTCAGGCCTTGAGCAGCTCCTTGGCCTTGTCCGGGGGAATGAGGTCGTGACGCACCGGCTCGCGGACGAAGGACCCGGTGCCGTGCGACACCGACCGGAGGTCGATGGCATACCGGGACAGCTCCGAGGCCGGGACCTCGGCGTGGACCACCGTCCAGCCGGACTCCTCCGCCGGCTCCGTTCCGACCACCTGGCCGCGGCGACCGCGCAGGTCGGCCATGACGGCCCCCAGGTATTCGTCCGCGATGGTGATGTCCACCTTGTCGATGGGCTCGAGCAGGGCCACGGTGGTTTCGTTCGCGGCCTCTTTGAGGG is a genomic window containing:
- the hisD gene encoding histidinol dehydrogenase, which translates into the protein MMSTLDLRGRTLDVRFLRGALPRAEFDVTAALEQVRPICGDVEHRGADALRDLGERFDGVRPARLRVPGEVLAAALDQLAPDLRSALEESIRRARVVHADQRRVDTTTTVVPGGTVTERWVPVDRVGLYVPGGLAVYPSSVVMNVVPAQLAGVGSVAVTSPPQRENTGVFADYPNPTILATCALLGVDEVYAVGGAQAVAMFAYGFVDESDVRAGGPVRCEPVSMVTGPGNIWVVAAKRLLKGLIGIDAEAGPTEIAVLADDTADAEHVAADLISQAEHDPLAASVLVTDSDSLAAAVAEALARRVPATKHAERVVTALGGRQSRIVLVDDLTAGLAVVNAYAAEHLEIHTRDAAAVAARVRNAGAIFVGPWAPVSLGDYAAGSNHVLPTAGCATHSSGLSVQSFLRGIHVVEYDEAALREVAGHVVTLAQAEDLPAHGQAVTARFGDEVPR
- the priA gene encoding bifunctional 1-(5-phosphoribosyl)-5-((5-phosphoribosylamino)methylideneamino)imidazole-4-carboxamide isomerase/phosphoribosylanthranilate isomerase PriA encodes the protein MTDLARLELLPAVDIAGGQAVQLVQGIAGSGGQFGDPWEAARAWQDEGAEWIHLVDLDAAFGRGSNRELIDSIVGRLDIAVELSGGIRDGASLDAALATGCRRVNIGTAALEDPEWTARIIGDHGDRVAIGLDVRGTTLAARGWTREGGDLWETLERLDREGCARYVVTDVNKDGMLQGPNVDLLRQVCERTERPVVASGGVSTLEDIRVIRELVPEGVEGAIIGSALYRGAFTLPEALDVAGRPGR
- a CDS encoding SseB family protein, translated to MTTPGDGGQQVQRGSRPGYVNEDGRPSDSVGQAWSGKTIPTHGFSEDRGDADPELLAALVACAAGAAVGETELMARIAAARWLVPVVAVPTELDANGGLVTDTRSEMAAVTLTAADGRRALPMFSSLEALAAWDPEARPVPVPAASAAQSAITESCDALVVDLASPHAAVLRPSMLWALAQERAWAPAHLDDHVARAVSAAVDAEPLVSAHRIEAGEPAGAGVLRVVLLLPPGLDQDTVSEVATRIGERIATDGETRARIDALTFALEAAP
- the hisH gene encoding imidazole glycerol phosphate synthase subunit HisH; the protein is MATAPRVVVLDYGSGNVRSAVRALERVGASVELTADPRAALECDGLFVPGVGNFHACMAGLRAAHGPRVIGRRLSGGRPVLGVCVGMQVLFDGSAEASDRPEPGLSEWPGTVERLPAAIVPHMGWSEVEVGERSRLFAGVEHERFYFVHSYAVQQWTLEATGAFAAVAPVVSWAVHGAKFVAAVENGPLSATQFHPEKSGQAGLHLLENWVRSL
- a CDS encoding S9 family peptidase codes for the protein MQQPPTPRRAAVVREHHGDRFEDAFAWMADRDDPGLLEYLTAENAYAAAMTAHLAPVADTIYEEFRSRVHETDLSVPVRHDRWWYYSRTVEGEQYPVDGRVLVGAVPERPALDGDAVQTGEELLLDHNAEAHGHDFFAVGASEVSPAGDLIAYGADVTGDERYDLRVRRIGAGEVLDDAVRQTGGSLAWSLDGRHLFYTRVDDAWRPHQVWRHEVGSPAEADVLVHDEPDERFFVGVSASRDDRVIVIGIGSKTTNEYLLLDAADPLGTPRVVAARRQGVEYDVEPVGDQLLIVHNERRTNFEVAVAPLTCTSHEEWRPLEVTTDDEYVTGVDAFDGFIAVSLRRQGGTAVRIVLRDPASETGFGGSHDVEVGEALATIRVGANPETSTTTLQLVWESLVTPRTVIDYDVMARSVTVLKQQEVRGGHDPADYVQAREWATAPDGTQVPISVVRHRDTPLDGTAPGLLHGYGAYGIPSDPWFSVLRLSLLQRGWVFAIAHVRGGSEMGRTWYDDGKLGRKRNTFTDFVACADLLRGSGIVHPDHLAAEGGSAGGLLMGAVANEAADRFSFIHASVPFVDALTTVLDPSLPLTVIEWEEWGNPLEDPDAYALMRSYSPYENVRPQRYPALLVTTSLNDTRVYVTEPAKWVAALREATADVAAARPVIFRTEMAAGHGGQSGRYDTWRQWAWETAVLLDLT
- a CDS encoding histidinol-phosphate transaminase translates to MSEVERLLRPDLRGRTAYGAPQLDVPVCLNTNESSYPVPEVVVRAVLDALAADLTGLNRYPDREFTDLRKALSAYLERQAGVSVTPEQVWAGNGSNEVLSHVVQAFGGPGRTALGFTPSYSMHPIIAETLGTTWVDGLREAETFELTAGTAAAQAREHDPSVVFLCSPNNPTGTALPFEVIGAVLDAAPNAVVVVDEAYAEFARPGTPSALTLLPTHPRLVVTRTMSKAFAFAGGRLGYLVASPALVDALRLVRLPYHLSTPTQTIATVALEHAELMLSTVEAVKVQRDRLVHDLGALGATPVQSDANFVLFGGLVDEKSTWQALLERGILVRDVGIRHHLRVTAGTPAETTRFLEAMTQLAPAHVGPLTTPSAVDHPDFETAEDDA
- a CDS encoding DUF445 domain-containing protein, which codes for MSGTLGFVVDPVLDAQRRRDLRQMRLVATGLLVLAAVVYVLTRGHDDGLLGFVNAGAEASMVGACADWFAVTALFRHPLGLPIPHTALIPRKKEMIGRSLEEFVGENFLHEEIIRERVLDAEPTRRAAEWVLTDQHAERLVNEVATVSAHALHRIPDSDVQTVIEQAVLPRLMQEPISSLAGGLLEQVVRDDSHAGLVDLALDESSAWLVTNEGLFESLIVQRAPSWMPDALNDLVARRVHTEALKWLADIRRDPRHDVRVALDKLLTDLADNLQHDPVTQERAERLKERWLAHPQVSVTAMSLWRSFRGVAIAALEDVDGPVRARGIEEVSRLGRRLLDDRELRDRIDARVSDAVVYAVQRYGTELTRVISHTVDRWDGRETAERVELQVGRDLQFIRINGTLVGGLIGVLIHALSLVIP
- the hisB gene encoding imidazoleglycerol-phosphate dehydratase HisB, encoding MTPTPRTAVNRTASISRTTKESSIELSLDLDGTGESDVSTGVPFYDHMLASLARHSLIDLTVKAAGDIEVDVHHTVEDTAIVLGQALREALGDKAGISRFGDATVPLDEALVHAVVDVAGRPYVVHEGEPEGQQYVLIGGHFTGSMTRHVFESLAHNAGLCLHVRVLAGRDPHHIVEAQFKAVARALRAAVARDERVLGIPSAKGAL
- a CDS encoding gluconokinase, with protein sequence MAAPRHVVLMGVSGNGKSTTGTLLAAELGRVFIEGDAFHPPENIAKMSSGVALDDTDRRPWLAALAAEVARLESSGQQSVMACSALRRRYRDWLREGYPELFFLLLDARYETLLERMGRRQHFMPPSLLQSQFDTLEPLEEDESGVVISVEAAPDQVVASALAALAAAAGPA